The following coding sequences are from one Lysinibacillus sp. FSL W8-0992 window:
- a CDS encoding ArsR/SmtB family transcription factor, translating to MTKEVCEVTHVNEQAVTKVQQQMPDLSGVAKFLKALSDETRLKIAYALTVEDELCVCDVATIIGSSVATASHHLRYLKEHSLAKSHRKGKQMYYALADEHVYQIVTIAYEHAKEGIANGSDTK from the coding sequence ATGACGAAAGAAGTATGTGAAGTGACGCATGTTAATGAACAAGCGGTCACAAAGGTACAGCAGCAAATGCCAGACTTATCAGGTGTAGCCAAATTTTTAAAGGCATTATCTGATGAAACAAGACTCAAAATAGCGTATGCCTTAACGGTAGAGGATGAATTATGTGTTTGCGATGTTGCGACAATAATAGGTTCATCTGTAGCGACAGCATCGCATCATTTACGATATTTAAAAGAACATAGTTTAGCGAAATCGCATCGTAAGGGGAAGCAAATGTATTACGCTTTAGCCGACGAGCATGTATACCAAATTGTAACGATTGCCTATGAACATGCGAAAGAAGGGATTGCCAATGGCAGTGACACCAAGTAA